One Rissa tridactyla isolate bRisTri1 chromosome 4, bRisTri1.patW.cur.20221130, whole genome shotgun sequence DNA window includes the following coding sequences:
- the CCDC34 gene encoding coiled-coil domain-containing protein 34 isoform X1, which yields MSSGARTRRRRRRVARLSSPSSASSEGEEPLSPSGSSPLSPSEEEEEQERAAGSRSRRGRRKAEDSEIAGGKKESPLKDNLSPWEEWFIGKEKELRARLQARAAEEMNKQLEKMKQKQECERRKRIAEEKHKEWVQKKREEERRERERKLSKEMAEKATRELEKMQLQEKAEVKYKEWLKKKRAEEAEKKKKEKEKEKEREAELQEKKARSEKIFKEWLHNARNKPRPVLNGYGFPRGKSAGYADGNSYPAPAYCNPIPWKPVLVPPPKEDNVLTVKKNPRVQWENLEQGRQPWWRRISPQSPRKVMDVAKLAISLLGYMRKSFGHHIFPQHQLRPHLQCCAQSWASQ from the exons ATGAGCAGCGGCGCCCGCACCcgccgcaggaggaggagggtcgCTCGCCTCAGCTCGCCGTCCTCCGCCAGCTCGGAGGGCGAGGAGCCCCTCAGCCCCTCCGGCAGCTCCCCGCTCTCCccgagcgaggaggaggaggagcaggagcgggcGGCGGGCTCCCGGAGCCGGCGAGGCCGTAG GAAGGCTGAAGACTCTGAaatagcagggggaaaaaaagagtcacCTTTGAAAGATAATCTTTCACCATGGGAAGAATGGTTCATTGGCAAAGAGAAGGAGCTACGTGCCCGCTTACAAGCTAGAGCTGCAGAG gaAATGAATAAACAGCTTGAGAAGATGAAGCAGAAGCAAGAatgtgaaaggaggaaaaggataGCTGAAGAGAAGCACAAGGAATGGgtccaaaaaaaaagagaagag gaaagaagggaaagggaacgAAAGCTGAGtaaagaaatggcagaaaaagcCACACGGGAACTAGAAAAAATGCAGTTACAAGAAAAGGCCGAAGTAAAGTATAAAGAATGGTTAAAGAAGAAGAGAgctgaagaggcagaaaagaagaagaaagagaag gaaaaagaaaaagaaagggaagctgAGCTACAGGAGAAGAAAGCAAGATCGGAGAAGATTTTTAAGGAATGGCTACATAATGCTAGAAATAAACCACGCCCTGTTTTGAATGGTTATGGCTTCCCACGTGGGAAGTCTGCAG gGTATGCTGATGGAAATTCATATCCAGCTCCAGCATATTGTAACCCCATTCCTTGGAAACCTGTACTTGTGCCTCCTCCAAAGGAAGACAATGTTCTTACCGTGAAGAAGA ATCCCAGAGTCCAGTGGGAaaatctggagcaaggaagacaaCCTTGGTGGAGGAGGATCTCACCTCAGTCACCTAGAAAGGTGATGGATGTGGCAAAACTGGCCATCAGCCTCCTGGGATACATGAGAAAGAGCTTTGGCCACCACATCTTTCCCCAGCACCAGTTGAGACCGCATCTGCAATGCTGTGCCCAGTCATGGGCATCCCAGTAA
- the CCDC34 gene encoding coiled-coil domain-containing protein 34 isoform X2, protein MSSGARTRRRRRRVARLSSPSSASSEGEEPLSPSGSSPLSPSEEEEEQERAAGSRSRRGRRKAEDSEIAGGKKESPLKDNLSPWEEWFIGKEKELRARLQARAAEEMNKQLEKMKQKQECERRKRIAEEKHKEWVQKKREEERRERERKLSKEMAEKATRELEKMQLQEKAEVKYKEWLKKKRAEEAEKKKKEKEKEKEREAELQEKKARSEKIFKEWLHNARNKPRPVLNGYGFPRGKSAGYADGNSYPAPAYCNPIPWKPVLVPPPKEDNVLTVKKSKRPVSCQSHASLPMQSQIPESSGKIWSKEDNLGGGGSHLSHLERRTWASEKESAH, encoded by the exons ATGAGCAGCGGCGCCCGCACCcgccgcaggaggaggagggtcgCTCGCCTCAGCTCGCCGTCCTCCGCCAGCTCGGAGGGCGAGGAGCCCCTCAGCCCCTCCGGCAGCTCCCCGCTCTCCccgagcgaggaggaggaggagcaggagcgggcGGCGGGCTCCCGGAGCCGGCGAGGCCGTAG GAAGGCTGAAGACTCTGAaatagcagggggaaaaaaagagtcacCTTTGAAAGATAATCTTTCACCATGGGAAGAATGGTTCATTGGCAAAGAGAAGGAGCTACGTGCCCGCTTACAAGCTAGAGCTGCAGAG gaAATGAATAAACAGCTTGAGAAGATGAAGCAGAAGCAAGAatgtgaaaggaggaaaaggataGCTGAAGAGAAGCACAAGGAATGGgtccaaaaaaaaagagaagag gaaagaagggaaagggaacgAAAGCTGAGtaaagaaatggcagaaaaagcCACACGGGAACTAGAAAAAATGCAGTTACAAGAAAAGGCCGAAGTAAAGTATAAAGAATGGTTAAAGAAGAAGAGAgctgaagaggcagaaaagaagaagaaagagaag gaaaaagaaaaagaaagggaagctgAGCTACAGGAGAAGAAAGCAAGATCGGAGAAGATTTTTAAGGAATGGCTACATAATGCTAGAAATAAACCACGCCCTGTTTTGAATGGTTATGGCTTCCCACGTGGGAAGTCTGCAG gGTATGCTGATGGAAATTCATATCCAGCTCCAGCATATTGTAACCCCATTCCTTGGAAACCTGTACTTGTGCCTCCTCCAAAGGAAGACAATGTTCTTACCGTGAAGAAGAGTAAGAGACCTGTATCTTGTCAGTCACATGCATCTTTGCCTATG CAATCACAGATCCCAGAGTCCAGTGGGAaaatctggagcaaggaagacaaCCTTGGTGGAGGAGGATCTCACCTCAGTCACCTAGAAAG GAGAACATGGGCTTCCGAGAAGGAGTCTGCACATTAA